One region of Armigeres subalbatus isolate Guangzhou_Male chromosome 3, GZ_Asu_2, whole genome shotgun sequence genomic DNA includes:
- the LOC134219076 gene encoding NPC intracellular cholesterol transporter 2 homolog a-like gives MFKYLLLVALIPAVMLQNADNVDHESWSTVSFRPCAGVRPTPSAVRIENCPSSPCLLPRGQDANMAMDFTAVQDATNLNTVVTATALGITAPYELPAERAAACNWLVQSRCPLSPGEEVTYHLSMPVTAIYPLVSVTIEIDLVDQSGQSHGCFVVDARVVAN, from the exons ATGTTCAAGTATCTGCTTTTGGTCGCACTCATTCCAGCTGTTATGCTGCAGAACGCTGACAACGTGGACCATGAATCTTGGTCAACCGTTTCCTTCCGTCCATGTGCTGGAGTTCGCCCAACTCCAAGTGCTGTTCGAATTGAAAATTGTCCTTCATCGCCGTGTCTGTTGCCTCGTGGACAAGATGCTAATATGGCAATGGATTTCACTGCTG TCCAGGATGCTACCAACCTGAACACCGTTGTGACGGCCACCGCCCTGGGAATCACCGCTCCCTATGAGCTGCCCGCTGAGCGTGCTGCTGCCTGCAACTGGCTGGTGCAGTCCCGTTGTCCACTCTCACCTGGAGAAGAAGTGACTTACCATTTGAGCATGCCAGTGACTGCCATCTATCCGTTGGTCAGTGTTACCATCGAAATCGATCTTGTGGACCAGTCGGGACAATCCCACGGATGCTTCGTCGTTGACGCCCGCGTGGTTGCCAACTAA